In Chlorocebus sabaeus isolate Y175 chromosome 19, mChlSab1.0.hap1, whole genome shotgun sequence, a single genomic region encodes these proteins:
- the LOC119623154 gene encoding argininosuccinate lyase-like → MEKFHASITYDRHLWEVDVQGSRGYSRGLEKAGLLTKAEMDQILHGLDKVAEEWDQGTFKLSPNDADIYTANKHRLKRAYEWMCSQRDFTSPRFLSQKSRCSWLWEWNATLVESL, encoded by the exons ATGGAGAAGTTCCACGCATCCATCACCTACGACCGGCACCTGTGGGAGGTGGATGTTCAAGGCAGCAGAGGCTACAGCAGGGGCCTGGAGAAGGCAGGGCTCCTCACCAAGGCCGAGATGGACCAGATACTCCATGGCCTAGACAAG GTGGCTGAGGAGTGGGACCAGGGCACCTTCAAACTCAGCCCCAATGATGCTGACATCTACACAGCCAACAAGCACCGCCTGAAG agagcctatgaatggaTGTGCAGTCAGAGAgatttcacatcaccaagattcctatcccagaaaagcagatgttcatggctctgggaatggaatgcgaCCCTTGttgagagcctataa